The genomic DNA CGCCGCGGTGGCGTTCCTGGCCGGGGAAGGCGGGCGCAACATCACCGGCACGATACTCGCCGTCGACGGAGGGTCCACGGCCTGACGGCGCCGCCGGCAGCTTCCGTGTCCACCACCGCTCGCACCCGGCAGACCCGCAGCCGACGTACCTCTGGGAGACAGACCATGGCATGGACCCTCCTCCTGATCGCCGCCCTCCTCGAGCCCGTGTGGGCGCTGGCCCTCGAACGCAGCGACGGCTTCCGGCACCTAGGCTTCAGCGTGCTCGGCGTCACTGTCGCCACCGCCAGCCTCACGCTGCTCACCTTCGCCCTGCGCGACCTGCCGATTGGTACCGCCTATGCCGTATGGGT from Luteitalea sp. includes the following:
- a CDS encoding QacE family quaternary ammonium compound efflux SMR transporter, encoding MAWTLLLIAALLEPVWALALERSDGFRHLGFSVLGVTVATASLTLLTFALRDLPIGTAYAVWV